In the Calderihabitans maritimus genome, TTGTTAAGTTGAACAAGAATAAGGCACAGGTAGGGAGGAATGGGAGGAAGGTTAGAAACTTATGCTATGTTAGGAAAACTTATTGATATTTTAGGTGAAGTTAGGGGACGAAAAAAAATACAAAAGATAGTTTATTTGGCTCAGCAGTTTGGAGCGCCTTTTGGAGAAGACTTTGATTATCATATTTATGGTCCCTTTTCAGAAAAATTGGCTACTGAGTTGAGAGAAATGACGTGGTTAGGACTAATTGAGGAGGAAAAAACAATTACTGCAGGGGGGTACATCCAATACAGGTATTACCTTACCGAGAAAGGAAAAGAGTTTGTAGCCGCTCATTCTAAATCATACAGTGAACTATTAGATTTTGCTGACCTGCTCAAGGAGTTAAATTCGTTTGATGCGAGAGATCTCGAACTTAAAGCTACACTTTGGTTCCTGTTAAAAAGCGGACTTTCGCCTGATGAGGTCTTTAAAGAGGTTAAAGAACTAAAGCCTGATCAGGCATATCAAGATGGAGAGATTGAGGATGCGTTGAGGTACCTGGAGAAGTTTTATAGGCAATAGTTTGTGGCTAAGTTTAAACCAAAGGCTTATGCGGTAAGGGGAACGGAGCGCACCAAAGCTATTTTGTCGGTGCACGTTTTCGGCCAGCCGGTGGATATGGAGCGGGTAGGGGAAATAGCGGAAAAACACGGGCTAGCGGTAGGCTGTTCCCCTTCTTTGAAAGTCCGTTCAGCTTTTTGCATCCGCCACCGGCATAAATCTATATTCATAGAGGGCTGTATACGCCAGAGTATCCAGCGCTGACCAGAAAGCAGACTTAGACCGGCAGGTAGCCAGGCTTCTGGAATTTGCGAACAGCCAGGGTGTGGCGGTAGCCAAGACGG is a window encoding:
- a CDS encoding DegT/DnrJ/EryC1/StrS family aminotransferase, which translates into the protein MAKFKPKAYAVRGTERTKAILSVHVFGQPVDMERVGEIAEKHGLAVGCSPSLKVRSAFCIRHRHKSIFIEGCIRQSIQR
- a CDS encoding YwgA family protein: MGGRLETYAMLGKLIDILGEVRGRKKIQKIVYLAQQFGAPFGEDFDYHIYGPFSEKLATELREMTWLGLIEEEKTITAGGYIQYRYYLTEKGKEFVAAHSKSYSELLDFADLLKELNSFDARDLELKATLWFLLKSGLSPDEVFKEVKELKPDQAYQDGEIEDALRYLEKFYRQ